ttttgttttttgtttgttttttctttgtttgtgatAGAAAGTGAACATAATTTGCATGTATGATTCAAataaccttcctttttctcttaaggGGGACgttctacttgtctgtctgtctctctctctctctctctctcattgttttttttttttttttttttgattttcgtttgtttctcttgttttgtGATAGAAAGTGAAGATAATTTGCATATATGACTCGAAtaaccttctttcttctctttttcttcctcctcctcctccttttccttcaggcATCAACGAGATCATGTCAGCGAGGCGGGCCCCCGAGGAGCTAGCACACTTGTGGCGGGCGTGGCGGGAGAACACGAGGACCATGAGGAACTCCTACGCCGGCTTCGTCACCCTCGCCAACCAGGCCGCCAGAACCAACAGTAAGGGGGGGGGGTCAAggttgtggttttttttttctcgtgtttgtgATTTCGTTTTAGGCCTCCATAGTTTTTACTCGTGCGAAATGTAACATCTAACATTCTTTTAACACTTTTTGGTACTTTTTGAatacctctctccccccttttcttcccttcatgctttttcttttcattattttctacttcttaattttcttctcaatttcgttccttttttcgacaatttttcatcttgtttttcattttcttcatcactttcttcctttcttcttttccctctactttttcttccacgGACTTAACACTTTTCAAACACTTCGAAacccttactttttttctttcatagacTGAAACACTTTTCAAACGCTTCGatactcttacttttccttcccttcttcagacAGCTGATTTTCTCCTGTTCCCTCGTCCTCAGACTTCGACAACAAGGGTGACCTCAACCTGGTGGAGTACGGCGGGAGTGTCTTCAGGGAGCAGCTGTCGGAGGCGTGGACGCAGCTGGAGCCCCTGTACCGCCAGCTGCACGCCTACGTCAGGAGGAAGCTGAGGGATGTGCGTAAACAaacttcgtcttccttcctctctaaacCTAAACTTTCTCTAACCTCAtctgtcctccctctctccatgtaAAACTCTGTAAATCTCTCACTTTCTAAACATTAACGATCTCTTagctcacctctcctcccttttatttctatgtaaatctatgtaaatcttccccCAGGCGTATGGAGCCCACCTGGTGCGTGAGCGGGGGCCCTTACCTGCCCACTTGCTAGGTGACCTCTGGGGGCAGGCCTGGCCTCTCCCCTACCTGCTGCCCTTCCCTGACGTGCCCCTTGTGGACGTGACCAACGAAATGAAGagacaggtgaggggggggggggcggggaggggggagtggtgaggggggggaaggggaggggggagggtagggggagggctgaggggtggggggggggttgattttgttgtatattttttttcttattaatttgttcttttttctctctttctcacttttcctcctattctttttttctgttttctcctcttcctccttttttcttcccctcctgttttttcttcttattcttcttattctttctttattttcttctcaatttcgtttcttttctctacaacttttcatcttgtttttcattttcttcatcacttccttcctttctccctcctcctcctcctcctcagggataCACACCTCGTAGGATCTTCGAAGTGGCAGACGGGTTCTTCGCCTCCCTAGGACTCGAGAGCGCCCCGGCATCATTCTGGCGCTCCTCCGTCCTTGAAGACCCCAAAGACACGCCCGTAGACTGCCGCACCTCCTCCTGGGACTTCTGTGACGGCAGGGACTTTAGGTaatggccaggaggaggaggaggaggaggaagaggaagactgtcTGATTTGTTTCTTTGAcgatcttttctcttttttacatcaaaggacacggctcaagggcaaaaaaaagagtactaaaaaaaaaaaaagctcgctactcgccgctcccataaaagataaaattaaagagttgccaaaagagagatTTACACGTTAATATAAGGGAAAATTGAGCATAATAACTTTAGGGTGTTAAGAAGATGAGCATAAGATATAATGTGTTTTCTTTGATGATATAGACGTtaagaagggagaaatagaacATCAAAACATTAGAGTATTAAAAATAGTCGCATAAGAAcagtgaaatagaaagaaaagtgaaaatttgACCAGGAATAAGAACAGGAATAAAGATTAGGAGTTAGAACATAAGAATAGGATGTTTTCTTTGGGGTTTTCTTTAAAGTATAGAGTATTAAAAATCATCACATAAGTAcatagaatagaaagaaaaatagtaactggaccaggaagaagaacaggaataaagATTAGGAGTTAGAACATAAGAATAGCATGTTTTCTTTGGGGTTTTCTTTAGAGTATAGAGTATTAGAGTCTTAGAAAGAGTCACATAAGTAcatagaatagaaagaaaaatagtaactggaccaggaagaagaacaggaataaagATTAGGAGTTAGAACATAAGAATAGCATGTTTTTTCGGGGTTTTCCTTCTCTGAGTCTTTAGAAATGGAAGCATAGAGTGATTTCcttgttttgctttccttttttcttcgacCATTGTCTataaagggataaaaaaggaagaaagaaaagaaaaaagcttttcttcctctgtttcatgTTATTTCTCTACAGTTTTCCTCTTGACTCTGGGgtgatttctttgtttttctttccttttctctacgaCCATTGTCTATaaaagggaaagcaaggaaaaaggaaaagaaaagagcttGTCTACCTCTGTTTCATGTTATTTCTCCACAGTTTTCATTTGGCTCTTTAAAAATAGTTTAATATatcttcgttttttctcctttcctcccccccccacccccacccacccttaCCCCCACCACACTCCCCCAGGGTTAAGCAGTGCACGAAGATAACCCAAGACGACCTGGTTTCGGCGCACCACGAGATGGCCCACTTGCAATACTTCCAGCAGTACAGACACCTGCCCTACCTGTACCGGAGGGGGCCGAACCCAGGTGAGGGGCGGGTGATTAGTGAGTgccaggtgagtgaggggggtgacaaggagaggaaggaaggaggggagaggaggaggtataagagaaggatggaagaagagaaaaaaagaaagataagtggagataggagtgaagagagagagagagagagagagagagagagagagagagagagagagagagagagagagagagagagagagagagagagagagagagagagaggaaaataaaggaggaacgaagacaacatgaggaaaataaggaggaaaaaaggaagtttgtatgtacgtgcgtgtgtgtgtgtgtgtgtgtgtgtgtgtgtgttattttcctcCATACTGTCTTATATAACCCAttcctacacaaacacacacacaaacacacacatatcctcTACTCCTACAGGATTCCAAGAGGCCATAGGATTAGCCGTAGGACTCAGCGTGGCCTCCCAAAAATACCTTCGGCGGATAGGACTCCTTGCGGCGGGGCAGGGCACATCCTCGGCCTCCCAGCTCAACACCCTAATGCACCTCGCCCTCCGCCAACTGCCCTTCATGCCCTACGCGAGAGTCCTGGACCAGTGGCGGGATGGGGTGCTCAACGGGTCCATCCCACGTGAAGACTGGAACTGCGCATGGTGGGATCTGAGGTCAgtttatctatctgcctatgtatctatctttttttttttttttacaacaaaggagacagctcaagggcacaaaaaaaaggaaacattaataataaaaaaaaagcccgctactcgctgctcctataaaaagaatcaaaagaggtggcggaAAGAGAGGTctgtttcgggaggagaggtgtcctgatctgtctatatctatttatttattcatctgtctgtttatctatctatctgtttatgtgTTTACTTAGTTGTTTGTTTTTTACCATCAGAGAGGTTCGTCccatttcctaatgcaagagttcacaAGCCATACTttcattttttatagttttctttcctcttcactttcatttttctacCATTCTTTTATCTCATgtatttacttgtttgttttttaccATTAGAGAGCTTCGTCCCtttccctaatgcaagagttcagaagccatattttcattttttatagttttctctcCTCACATCTCTCATTTTTCAACCATTCtttaatccatctatctatttatctatctatttgtttatgtatttacttccattcctcctattccctttcttcttctcctctttctcctcttccctccctttctccctttattttccttctccctcatatctaatcctccttcttcttcctcctcttctccagagTGAATGTGCAGGGGGTCAAGCCGCCGGAGGTCAGGACGGAGAGGGACTTTGACCCCGGCGCGAAGTTCCAAGTGGCTGCTGACCTCTCGTACACCAGGTGACCTCACGTGACCTCGTTTGACCTTAGAATTGACCTAGTCTGAAAAATACAtgttgattactctctctctctctctctctctctctctctctctctctctctctctctctctctctctctctctctctcacacctgtttCGTCCCTTCTGCAGGTATTTTGTGGCCTTCGTTCTTCAGTTCCAGGTGTACCAGGAGCTGTGCATGGCGGCTGGGGAGTTCGAACCTAGGGACAACGGTACACAACTCCACCAGTGCGATTTCTACCAGTCAACCAAGGCGGGTGACGCGCTgaggtgggtagtggtggtggttgttgtagtagtagtagtagtagtggtagtagtagtagtagtagtatagcgtTTCTCTTTCGTCCCTTTTCCTGTTGCAAGAGTTGACCGGaagttctttcattttcctcggTACTTATATTTCTGtaccttaggaggaggaggaggaggaggaaggggaagaggagaaggaggaagaagaaaaaggcgaagaggaggaggaggaggaagacgaacaggaggaggaggaggaggaagaacaaggcgaagaggaggaggaggaagaagaaaaaggcgacgaggaggaggaggaggaagaagacgaagaggaggaggaagaggaggaaaagaatcacATCACTTTCCAATACACTATCATCattcaccatcacccccccccccccccaggtccATGATGCAGCTGGGGGCCTCGGTACCCTGGGAGGAGGACCTGGAGGTTCTGACACAGGGGCGGGAGACTAAACTGAACGCTGGAGCAATGCGCGAGTACTACAGGCCGCTGGAGGAGTGGCTGACGGAGCagaacaagaggaggggagagtttGTCGGCTGGCgggcaggtgaggagaggaggaggaggaggaggaggaggtggaggaggaggaggaggaggaggagatagcaaGTGTGTGAGGGagtagaaaggaggggaaaggaagtgtgaataagagagagagagagagagagagagagagagagagagagagagagagagagagagagagagagagagagagagagagagagagagagagagagagagagaagaggagatagcaAGAGGAAATATatgtgtgggaggaaagggaagaggaggaggaagaggaggaggaggaggaggaggaggagaagagttactggagagaaaatggaggaaagaatatgtgtgaatggagagaaaaaggaggaagagggggaggaaaaggaggaggagagagggagataacaggtagggaggtaaggaggaggagaagagttacgggagagaaaatggaggaaacgaTATAtgtgaatggagagaaaaaggaggaagaggaggaggaggaggaggaggagaaagaggaaaaatcatgtagtggagagaaaagagaaaaaaatgaagagaaagaaagaaaaagaaaaagacaaacagacaacatttttttcttttttttcttctttttttcagatGTTTATTATTTCGtctattgttaaaaaaaaaaagagcgtgaGAGAAGGGGTTCAATGCTTAATTATTTTAGGTTTTATTACTATTTTCCAGATGGCGAATATTGTCTCTATAAGAAGCCGTTTAGAGCCACGAACTGCAACCTCACCTAAGGCACCCTCATACCTTATACCCTCCCTTATACCTCACTTCATACTCTCCTTATATTAAAAACTTCGTACCTCATATCTCATCTTTCTCGGTCTGTTCTTTCCTTGTATATAACTCACCTTGTGCTCTGAGGAGGGATAACCGAACCATAATTACTAAGATAACATTAATATTTATAGTTAAAGTAAGTTACAGAATATTCCATCTCACAGAAAcaacacacacatagagagagagagagatacatatatATTAGCCTATTTACATTATAATATTCTCATCCTCAAAGTTTATTATTTCGtctattgcttaaaaaaaaagagagagagagcgtgagggaAGGAGTTCAATGCTTCAATAATTTCAGGTTTCATTACTAACacaaaaataatagataataataaaagataaattataatacgtaataatagttgtagtaataacGTCAAATTCTTTCGTTATAGTTCTAATTTAAGTTGTACGTTAATTAGTGGAACGTACTCATGTTGTCTCCAGATGAACGATGATTATCCCTTCGTCTCAGTATTTATTTCATTAGTCTACGTCATCGCTAACAGTAACTTGGTAACGTACTTGTGAGAGCTTACAATCAAAGTTTAGCAAGTGTTTGTAGTAGGAAAAGTTCAGCTAAGTAGGgtttttttcgttatttatatGTTTTTCGTCCgttttccttatgcaagagttgactagTGCTTTCAATTTCCCCTTTTctgccattctttcttttttggtcattctttgcttatttctttcattttttgttccattcctccctcgtttctctatttatttaccgtttcttcctttcgtcccttttccttatgcaagagttgattggtgctttcaatttcctcttttctgccattcttcttttttggtcattctttttcttatttctttcatttttgttccattcctccctcgtttctctatttatttaccgtttcttcctttcgtcccttttccttatgcaagaggtgATTGGTCCTTTCAATTTCCTCTTCTCTGCCATTCTTCTTTTTTggtcattcttttcttatttctttcatttttgttccattcctccctcgtttctctatttatttaccgtttcttcctttcgtcccttTTTCTGATGCAAGAGTTCACAAGCCGTactttcattcccctcctttctcatttCGTATCATACTTTCCtcgccttttccttcattttggcATCATTTATTTCTTCGTCTCTCGTTTTCTGTACTACTCTGCCTCTGTTTCTTTCATATTTgtactttttccctctttcgtcCCTTTCTCTGATGCAAGAGTTCACAAGCCatactttcattttcctcatttctttaatttttatAGTTTTCTTACCTCATCACTCATTTTTCTACCATTCTCTTATCTCATATTTGGTAACCTCTTCTCTTTTGTCCcttttccttatgcaagagttcacaagccatactttcattttcctcgtttctttcatttttttctagttttctttcctcATCACTCTTATTTTTCTACCATTCTCTCATCTCATATTTGGTACCACTTGTCTTTCGTCCcttttccttatgcaagagttcacaaGCCATACTTTCATATTCctcgtttctttcattttttataattttctttcctcatcaCTCCTTTTTCTACCATTCTCTTATCTCATATTTGGTAACCTCTTCTCTTTCGTCCcttttccttatgcaagagtcgacTAGGTGAAgcactctctcattttcctcgttCCCGTAAATGCGAAGGTGTGGCGGACTCTCATATTTTGGGTTTTATTCTCCATTATCCGTGTTTGTGATGCTTTTAGGGGACTCATGAGCGAAGGGAGTAACGGAATGGTGGCAGTAACAATTATGATGGTTTTAgtaacatggtggtggtggtgatggtggtggtggtgatggtggtgatggatggtatcgtgtgtgtgttctttttgttATAGTGTGGGTGTGGttccccctctacacacacacacacacacacacacacacacacacacacacacacacacacacacactttttccaatctcctcctcctcttcttcttcctcttcctccttctctacgtcCGTTCACCCATATGttacctccacttctccctcctcctcctcctcctccttccttattccttcctttcctccttcctcctctccttcctctcccctcacctcccctctccttccctccctacctcccttttcccctccttcttcccctccttccttcctccatacatcccatccctcctctctctcccctccctccctccctccctccctccacctgcacGCCAGAGGGTCAGTACAGGTGAGAACAGTGCCAGGTAAGGACGCGACGCACCTGTTGAGTCACCTGGTCACCTGTGGAGCCTCCGTATACCTGGACGCCGAGGCTTAATTAGTGGCTTACCTGTGGcgagagggaagtgaaagggaaagttaCGCTGGATTTTGTTTTTGGAAAGGtaagtgtttgtttgttagtttgtttgtgggGGGGgtagaggttttttttttttttcattattgttatctttctttttttttttgccattgagctgtttactgtaaaaaaaaaaaggggtgggggggtgttggggctgtttgtgtgtgtgtgtgtgtgtgtgtgtgtgtgtgtgtgtgtgtgtgtgtgtgacaaggatATGGGTGTTAGGAGATGGTCTTACCGTCTCCACTTAGCCCGGGAATCGAACGTGGGACCTCTATGTTGTAAGTCGAGAGTCCTAACcagtgtgtctgtatgtgtctgtcagtctatctatctaaatatttctttaattatgtattttttatctatataggcctatgtgtgtgtgtgtgtgtatgtatgtatatgtagtgTGCGTATGCGtgactgtatgtgtgtatgtatgtatgtgtgtatatcatAAACATACCTTTATCTTAATTAAACTAAAGGTCATCAAAATTAACTTACGGGAAATAGTTGAGTCATCAGGAGTTCATGAGGGACTTACATGGGAAAGGtcaaggggggggaaggggggggtaaggaagggaaggagaggggtggggggatTGATgatggggtggaagaggaggaggagaagaaagtggaggtggagatagaTGGAATATGTgaggggtggagaggaagaagatggagtaggtggaagaaagaggaggtggaggaggaggaaaagagaggaaggggaggaggtaagggataTGAAGATGGagatatggagggagaggagaaagtgaaaggggtggaggtggaggaaaagagtggaagggaggaggaaagggatatgaaaatggaagaaaaggagggagaggagaaagtggagaaggtggaggaggaggaaaaggatataaagatgggagaaatggagggaaaggagaaagtggaggaggagaaaaagagtggaAGGGGGGAGATAAAGGACATTGAGGTGGAGAAAACGAAGGATAtacaggtggaagggaaaggaaaagtggaggaattgGAGATaacggaggaggtggtggagaaggagggaaggagagagaattgaggtggaggggatggagagagagaacagaggtgaggaaaaaggtggaagaagagggggggtgggggtggaagaggaggtggagggggggtagGAGTTAAGGAGGTGCGTGTACGagtggaagaaggggggggggttgggggggagggagggaggtaagggggggaggggggggccatCTCTTGCATTACCCTAATTACAGAATAgtacagatctctctctctctctctctctctctctctaacccattttttttctttttttcaaactCGAATAAAAaaccaataatgaaaaataagtaaaaataaataattaatctttttttcttcttttcttccttaggAGTCTggttaagagaagaaagaagacagagagagagagagagagagagagagagagagagagagagagagagagagagagagagagagagagagagagagagagagagagagagagagagagaaaggaggtatggaggagaggaggaggaggaggagaagggagtgaaagtgaaggaggaaaagagggagaatagctactgaagaaaacgaaagaagaaagaagaagaagaagaagaagaagaagaagaagaagaagaaataggacaggataagaaaatcaaagaaaatgaagacaggaaaataaagaaaaagacgaagagaaaaacaacaccaaaataaaagaaaatacaaaaaataacccAGAACCCCCCCCTTGAAGGACCCCCGAAGGATACTCCCGAAGGATACTCTCGAAGGACTCCCTCGTAGGATACCCTCCAAGGATCACCATGAGCAGTCCAGGAGGCGAGGacgaaggggaggtgaggagtcCTAGGTCAAAGAGTCCTGTGATGGGCGTGGCAGGACTCCTACGGGACCATcctaaggtgagagagagagagagagagagagagagagagagagagagagagagagagagagagagagagagattgtatgtgTTCTTATAATGCACACTCATGACCtcattcccgtgtgtgtgtgtgtgtgtgtgtgtgtgtgtgtgtgtgtgtgtgtgtgtgtagcgtgagGCTTAGCTACATTAGCACATTagaatggacgaggaggaggagggaggaggaggaggaggaggaggaggaggaggagggaggaggaggaagaggaggagggggcggacgTGATGTAATGAAGCgatggggatggggggaggggaagaggaggaagaagaggaggaggaggaggaggaagaagaagaagaagaagaagaagaagaagaagaagaagaagaagaagaggaaaaaactaaaaacaaaaacattataaGGCAaagaaagattggagaggagatataagagaggaaaaaacaagaggagggggaagaagaagaagaagaagaggaggaggaggaggaggaagaggtcaaaggtgtgagggaggagggatttTTTAGGGGAGGAACAGAAAGTCACGTGGAGGAAATGAGGTGTTtcctggagggaggggagaggagagagagagagagagagagagagagagagagagagagagagagagagagagagagaagaataacacGAAACagaggagatagggaagaaagtgagaaggaaatgaggaggaggaggaggaagaagaagaagaaggaggggaagagggagacgaaagaaaagggaagagagggaagaagggagataagaaagaggggagggaaggagggagagaaggagaaggagaggggagagaaaggaagggagataaaacagtaacaacaaggagagaaagaagggaggaggaagggagaagaaggaaggtatagaacaacagaggaagaaaggaaggaagaaaagggagagaaaattattataaaagaaagagaaggaaagaattgagaaagacaagggagaggaggaaaggagaagaagggaggaaggtatagaacaacagaggaaggaaggaaggagggaaaggagggagagaaagtgattaTAATATTAGGCTAAAGCTATGGATTTCTAAGAGCAGTAAACACGTAAGTCCTATTTCTCCTTAATTTTATATTATTAACACAGAAGACACGTTATTAGAGAAGTAGTATTAGGTTTACCAACTAATTTAACTAACTCACCTCACTAACTACCTAACTGACCTTTCTGACCTTATCTGAACTCCTTTCTTGTCCTCTTCGAAGCAgactggaggcggcggcgggttgGAGGATGAGGGTCGTCGGGGGTCAGGCGGAGGCATACTGAAGCTTGACCCGACGAAGCATAGGAGGTCATCGGCTGCTTCAGTGGAGTTCCGGACtgacaaggtgagagagagagagagagagagagagagagagagagagagagagagagagagagagagagagagagagagagagagagagaccaaccccTTAGACACCCTTCTCATGAcctccttgacctgacctgacctctagATACCCGATATACCAACCCCTTAAACACCCTTCCCATGAcctccttgacctgacctgacctctagATACCCGAGATACCAACCCCTTAAACACCCTTCCCATGAcctccttgacctgacctgacctctctctcCAGGATGACCCTTCTTCTCCATGCCCGAGTGACCGCTTGAGCGTGACCTGGGCAGATGGCGAGAGATCAGTGTCCAGCGATGGTGTGTCCCTGGTGCCGCGGGGTCATGGGGCCTCACCTGACCAGCCCTCCATCAATACACTGGTGCCaggtatgtggaggaggaggaggaggaggaggtgcaaggaagaaggaagattaaaaggTGGAAGAGGCGTGATAGCGAAGGAAGATGAAGTGGAAGGAACTCTGAATCTAATCttaccctctcccccttttttccctcccctccaaagCTTGCGGGAGTCTTCTTGAGGAGTCCCCCATCCCCCCAATGAACCCCTCCCCGCACCCTAGCCATCAGGAGGGGCCGGTGGTGGGCGTAGGAGGCCAGGACGAGGAATATGGGGCCAGCGTCTCGGCCATTCTTCGGCGCGCCAGCTGCAAGGGGACTAGGCGGagcacaaggaggaagaagaagattaggaggacgAGCACGATGACCACGAGTTCGGGGGAGTAAGTCATCGATAAGTCTCTTAGTGTATCTATCTTCATGTCTATCTCAAGTTCTAATACTCGTAATGGACTACTTGACGTGTATATTGTATTCATAGGGATAAG
Above is a genomic segment from Eriocheir sinensis breed Jianghai 21 chromosome 7, ASM2467909v1, whole genome shotgun sequence containing:
- the LOC126991683 gene encoding angiotensin-converting enzyme-like, which codes for MSARRAPEELAHLWRAWRENTRTMRNSYAGFVTLANQAARTNNFDNKGDLNLVEYGGSVFREQLSEAWTQLEPLYRQLHAYVRRKLRDAYGAHLVRERGPLPAHLLGDLWGQAWPLPYLLPFPDVPLVDVTNEMKRQGYTPRRIFEVADGFFASLGLESAPASFWRSSVLEDPKDTPVDCRTSSWDFCDGRDFRVKQCTKITQDDLVSAHHEMAHLQYFQQYRHLPYLYRRGPNPGFQEAIGLAVGLSVASQKYLRRIGLLAAGQGTSSASQLNTLMHLALRQLPFMPYARVLDQWRDGVLNGSIPREDWNCAWWDLRVNVQGVKPPEVRTERDFDPGAKFQVAADLSYTRYFVAFVLQFQVYQELCMAAGEFEPRDNGTQLHQCDFYQSTKAGDALRSMMQLGASVPWEEDLEVLTQGRETKLNAGAMREYYRPLEEWLTEQNKRRGEFVGWRADGEYCLYKKPFRATNCNLT